From SAR116 cluster alpha proteobacterium HIMB100, one genomic window encodes:
- a CDS encoding enoyl-CoA hydratase/carnithine racemase (PFAM: Enoyl-CoA hydratase/isomerase family) — translation MSSILSDITDAVATVTLNRPEQMNAIDLDLAKALYETAQRLAGEPSVRAVILTGAGEKTFCAGGDLGQFHQQGDEIAAHLKQVTDYLHGAVSCFASMNAAVIAAVNGVTAGGGLAFIGFPQLVLASSSAKFVSAYTKAGLSPDGSSTWYLPRLMGMRRASEFIFTNRMLTAEEAVEWGLVTRVVEDDCLMAEARHAAEQLANGPQQAYGRIKQLLNTSLTSHLDEQMNKEALCLAQSAAAPDGQEGIAAFLNKRPPHFTE, via the coding sequence ATGTCTTCTATCCTCAGCGACATCACGGATGCTGTCGCAACCGTCACTCTGAACCGGCCAGAGCAGATGAATGCAATTGATCTGGATTTGGCCAAAGCTTTATATGAAACGGCGCAAAGGCTGGCGGGGGAGCCGTCGGTGCGGGCAGTGATCCTGACAGGTGCAGGAGAAAAAACGTTTTGTGCCGGAGGTGATCTGGGCCAGTTTCATCAGCAGGGTGATGAAATTGCTGCGCATTTGAAACAGGTTACAGATTATCTGCATGGCGCGGTCAGCTGTTTTGCCAGCATGAATGCAGCTGTCATTGCCGCCGTAAATGGGGTGACAGCTGGTGGCGGGCTGGCCTTTATCGGTTTTCCGCAGCTGGTTCTGGCCAGCTCATCAGCAAAATTTGTCTCTGCCTACACCAAAGCCGGTTTGAGCCCTGACGGCTCATCAACCTGGTATTTGCCGCGACTGATGGGCATGCGGCGGGCAAGCGAGTTTATTTTCACCAACCGTATGCTTACTGCTGAAGAGGCGGTAGAGTGGGGGCTGGTTACGCGCGTTGTTGAAGATGACTGCCTGATGGCTGAAGCGCGGCATGCTGCAGAACAGCTGGCCAATGGCCCGCAACAGGCCTATGGACGCATAAAACAGTTGTTGAACACCAGCCTGACTTCACATTTAGATGAGCAGATGAACAAAGAGGCGCTCTGTTTGGCCCAGTCTGCTGCTGCTCCGGACGGCCAGGAAGGCATTGCTGCTTTTCTGAATAAGCGGCCGCCTCATTTCACAGAATAA
- a CDS encoding FAD/FMN-dependent dehydrogenase (PFAM: FAD binding domain; FAD linked oxidases, C-terminal domain~TIGRFAM: glycolate oxidase, subunit GlcD): MFERQSIDQAVAILKQKFGDRLSQSESVRSHHSHTTSRISQQLPDAVIFAQSAEDVSDVISVCHDTGCPVIAFGVGSSLEGHVNAPYGGICVDMNGMDKILQVNSEDMDVVIQPGVTREALNEHLRDTGLFFPIDPGANASLGGMAATRASGTNAVRYGTMKDNILALEAVLPDGRIIRTGGRARKSSAGYDLTRLLIGSEGTLGVITELTLKLQGIPEMIAGGICSFPSIKAACQAVIQTIQYGIPVARIELLDELQIKACNAYSGLSLPLTPLLLLEFHGTEQSVAEQADLFKMIASDHTDQDFIWTTDPEERKKLWKARHDAYYATMAMMPGAVGQSTDVCVPISRLAECVEETRLDIEQTGLVSTIIGHVGDGNFHCLPMCMPDDQETQDKITAFTKRLSQRALDFGGTCTGEHGIGQGKQSYLRAELGEAVEVMESIKQTLDPKGIMNPGKIFSA; this comes from the coding sequence ATGTTTGAACGTCAGTCTATCGATCAGGCCGTCGCCATATTGAAGCAGAAATTCGGGGATCGGCTCTCACAGAGTGAATCTGTCCGCAGTCATCACAGCCACACAACATCGCGGATTTCTCAGCAACTGCCAGATGCAGTTATTTTCGCACAGTCAGCAGAAGATGTGTCTGATGTTATTTCTGTCTGTCATGACACAGGATGTCCGGTGATTGCCTTTGGTGTTGGCTCATCTCTGGAAGGTCATGTCAATGCACCTTATGGCGGTATATGCGTTGATATGAATGGGATGGATAAAATTCTTCAGGTGAATTCTGAAGATATGGACGTGGTGATTCAGCCCGGAGTAACGCGGGAAGCCTTAAATGAACATCTTCGCGATACAGGGCTGTTTTTCCCGATAGACCCTGGTGCGAATGCATCACTTGGCGGGATGGCCGCAACCCGCGCGTCAGGAACCAATGCGGTCCGCTATGGGACCATGAAGGATAATATTCTGGCTCTGGAGGCGGTGCTGCCAGATGGCCGAATTATCCGTACAGGAGGGCGGGCCCGTAAATCATCAGCAGGATATGATCTGACCCGTCTTTTGATCGGATCTGAGGGCACATTGGGGGTGATTACAGAACTGACCCTGAAGCTGCAGGGCATACCAGAAATGATCGCTGGTGGCATTTGTTCGTTCCCGTCAATTAAAGCAGCCTGTCAGGCGGTTATCCAGACCATTCAATATGGGATTCCGGTCGCGCGGATTGAATTGCTGGATGAGCTGCAAATCAAGGCCTGTAACGCCTATTCCGGCTTGTCCTTGCCGTTAACACCTCTGTTATTGCTTGAATTTCACGGCACAGAGCAATCAGTGGCAGAACAGGCGGATTTATTCAAGATGATCGCGTCTGACCATACAGACCAGGATTTTATCTGGACCACTGACCCAGAAGAGCGTAAGAAATTATGGAAGGCCCGGCATGATGCGTATTACGCGACCATGGCGATGATGCCAGGGGCGGTTGGACAGTCAACAGATGTGTGTGTGCCGATATCCAGACTGGCTGAATGTGTGGAAGAAACACGACTGGATATCGAACAAACCGGACTTGTCTCGACCATCATTGGACATGTGGGAGATGGTAATTTTCATTGTCTGCCCATGTGCATGCCAGATGATCAGGAGACCCAGGATAAAATTACCGCTTTCACAAAGCGCTTATCACAACGCGCACTTGATTTCGGCGGAACATGTACCGGTGAGCATGGCATAGGTCAGGGCAAGCAAAGCTATTTGCGTGCAGAGCTGGGCGAGGCCGTGGAAGTGATGGAATCCATCAAACAGACACTCGACCCCAAAGGCATTATGAACCCTGGCAAGATTTTTTCTGCCTGA
- a CDS encoding L-asparaginase II (PFAM: L-asparaginase II) — protein sequence MSPSLPYLDEHPLAVDIRRGRSVESTHLVDIAVVDSDGRLILGYGDVERPVFPRSAMKPLQALALVEQLQQRGLDQSLSAESLCVTCASHNGQAAHLQAAGDLLRQFDIPEHHLICGAHWSLDQDSLIDQVRTIPQPTRLHNNCSGKHAGMLVLARLLDAPFDGYQRLDHPVQQRILGCLEAMVGCALTGYGAAVDGCGAPALAGPLGNWARGFALFTGDGPLPEHRQAACQTLAQAIADAPHLIAGDRRLCSTVNQAFGTAVTVKTGAEGVYAAAFHELGLGLMLKARDGAKRAAEQALLHVMTRLGLNLPALVAEAFQPVLTNWAGEAVGDITIRDQGQII from the coding sequence ATGTCGCCTTCTCTACCCTATTTGGATGAACACCCTCTAGCTGTCGATATTCGTCGTGGCAGATCTGTTGAATCAACCCATCTTGTCGATATTGCTGTGGTGGATAGTGATGGCCGCCTTATCTTGGGATATGGGGATGTTGAACGGCCTGTCTTTCCGCGATCGGCGATGAAACCGCTGCAGGCTCTTGCGCTTGTTGAACAGTTGCAACAACGTGGTCTCGACCAAAGCCTGTCAGCAGAATCCTTGTGTGTGACTTGTGCTAGCCATAATGGCCAGGCGGCCCATCTTCAGGCAGCAGGCGATTTGCTTCGCCAGTTTGATATCCCCGAACATCATCTCATCTGCGGGGCGCATTGGTCACTGGACCAGGACAGCCTGATTGACCAGGTCCGCACTATCCCTCAGCCTACACGCCTTCACAATAACTGCAGCGGCAAACATGCGGGCATGCTGGTTCTGGCGCGGTTGCTTGATGCGCCGTTTGACGGGTATCAGCGGCTTGACCATCCGGTTCAGCAACGCATTCTTGGTTGCCTTGAAGCAATGGTGGGGTGCGCGTTAACTGGATATGGCGCAGCTGTGGACGGATGCGGGGCCCCGGCATTGGCAGGGCCATTGGGTAACTGGGCCCGCGGCTTTGCCCTTTTCACAGGTGACGGCCCCTTGCCAGAACATCGCCAGGCAGCTTGTCAGACATTAGCACAGGCGATAGCGGATGCCCCGCATCTGATCGCTGGTGACAGGCGACTTTGTTCAACCGTCAATCAGGCCTTTGGTACGGCTGTCACGGTAAAAACAGGCGCAGAAGGTGTTTATGCTGCTGCGTTTCATGAACTGGGACTGGGCTTGATGCTGAAAGCTCGTGACGGGGCCAAGCGGGCAGCTGAACAGGCCCTGCTGCATGTGATGACGAGGCTGGGGCTTAACCTGCCTGCCCTTGTGGCAGAGGCGTTCCAGCCTGTGCTGACCAACTGGGCTGGTGAAGCTGTTGGTGATATTACAATCCGTGATCAGGGCCAGATCATATGA
- a CDS encoding Protein of unknown function (DUF2721) (PFAM: Protein of unknown function (DUF2721)) has translation MIPQDIALFSLLLPAIPLTMVAVNFRYTALAGLIRQIHGMAQKPADHNRPPAVLLREVHLLQTRITCVKYSLFFGGLSFFFNLLAVGLLVLGATTFSYGFFVATLASLSSSILLFLYEISRSTEALSLHISDIRQSGQ, from the coding sequence ATGATTCCGCAAGATATTGCTTTATTCAGCCTGCTCTTACCTGCGATCCCGCTGACTATGGTGGCGGTCAATTTCCGCTATACCGCCCTTGCGGGTCTGATCCGTCAAATCCACGGCATGGCCCAAAAACCAGCAGATCACAACCGTCCACCCGCTGTTCTTCTGCGCGAGGTTCACTTGCTGCAGACCAGAATCACATGCGTGAAGTATAGTTTGTTTTTCGGTGGGTTGTCCTTTTTTTTCAATCTTCTGGCTGTCGGGCTTCTGGTTCTGGGGGCAACGACCTTTTCTTACGGGTTTTTTGTTGCCACGCTGGCCAGCCTGTCCTCTTCCATCTTGCTGTTTTTATATGAAATCAGCCGCTCGACCGAAGCCTTATCCTTACATATCTCTGATATCCGCCAGTCCGGACAGTAA
- a CDS encoding Protein of unknown function (DUF2938) (PFAM: Protein of unknown function (DUF2938)) has product MMAIVIAGVIACLVMDGFQRLLWVTLGQPPSNWAMVGRWAFIVLRSARLYQPDIETAPEAPHERAFGWFVHYAVGVGYAVIYASLMQYGLLTASLVDGLIFGIASVIVPWFFFLPVMGKGMLGKHTPAPLKVCMLALVNHCIFGVGMAAGFQLAV; this is encoded by the coding sequence ATGATGGCAATTGTTATCGCGGGTGTAATTGCCTGTCTGGTCATGGATGGGTTCCAGCGTTTGCTCTGGGTCACGCTGGGCCAGCCGCCATCTAATTGGGCTATGGTTGGTCGCTGGGCCTTCATCGTGTTGCGGTCTGCCCGCCTGTATCAGCCTGATATTGAAACAGCACCAGAAGCGCCGCATGAACGGGCCTTTGGCTGGTTTGTACATTACGCTGTTGGCGTCGGTTATGCGGTCATTTATGCCAGCCTGATGCAATATGGCCTGCTGACCGCCAGCCTTGTCGATGGGCTGATTTTTGGCATTGCCTCGGTGATTGTGCCTTGGTTCTTTTTCCTGCCGGTTATGGGTAAGGGCATGCTGGGCAAACATACGCCCGCCCCGCTGAAAGTTTGCATGCTGGCGCTGGTAAACCACTGCATCTTTGGGGTGGGTATGGCTGCCGGCTTCCAGCTGGCAGTGTAA
- a CDS encoding ABC-type Fe3+ transport system, permease component (PFAM: Binding-protein-dependent transport system inner membrane component), with protein sequence MVSKTIRHISSARLLRLYAGPVPVILIMVCAVMMAPLLAIAVTATGDTADLMPHLLQTVLARYVGNTLLLMAGVGVLATLFGVSTAWVVSRYHFPGRAVFDWLLVLPAAMPAYIIAYSYTDFLEYAGPVQSGLRAMFGWQTAREYWFPEIRSAGGASVMMAAVLYPYIYLLTRTAFRQTSAQMFEVAALAGRPVFWSIALPLARPAIVAGLALVLMEVVSDFGTVDYFALETLTLGIFNVWLGMNNMPAAAQLALIAFILVGALLMVEVFARSRRSFQNNGTGQLGVPMMSASPGMAVICFLVCLIPVSIGFFGPIVILLNFVFTGQSGGSGLSLAALTQQSFSLALSVAAGVMVLSVLVGMLAVYRSGRLGRLLAGMAASGYAFPGTILAIGVLSFTGFLDNLLGRISDDLVLAGGFFVLLFGLMIRFQAVGYGAVTSGLKRMPPHMMESGRILGHGFGETVRRVILPLLQKSIIAGGLLVFVDVMKELPLTLLLRPFSFETFATFTYQFAKDEMIEIAAMPALMIVCAGLLPVFIANRALKT encoded by the coding sequence ATGGTCAGCAAAACGATAAGGCATATCAGTTCTGCCCGCCTGCTGCGGCTATATGCCGGGCCTGTTCCTGTGATTCTGATTATGGTCTGTGCCGTGATGATGGCGCCATTGCTGGCCATTGCGGTGACCGCCACAGGTGATACAGCTGATCTGATGCCGCATTTACTGCAGACTGTGCTGGCGCGTTATGTGGGGAACACATTGTTGCTGATGGCCGGGGTCGGAGTTCTGGCGACCTTGTTTGGGGTGTCCACGGCATGGGTTGTTTCGCGTTATCATTTTCCTGGCCGTGCAGTGTTTGACTGGTTGTTGGTGCTGCCTGCGGCAATGCCTGCTTATATCATTGCCTATAGCTATACAGATTTTCTGGAATATGCCGGGCCTGTGCAAAGCGGGCTGAGGGCGATGTTTGGCTGGCAGACGGCACGTGAGTACTGGTTTCCAGAGATTAGATCAGCGGGCGGGGCCAGTGTGATGATGGCTGCGGTCTTATACCCTTATATTTATCTGTTGACGCGGACAGCGTTCAGGCAAACATCTGCTCAGATGTTTGAGGTTGCCGCTCTGGCCGGCCGGCCGGTATTCTGGTCGATTGCGCTGCCACTGGCTCGTCCGGCAATTGTCGCTGGTCTGGCGTTGGTGTTGATGGAGGTTGTGTCTGATTTTGGCACGGTTGATTACTTTGCCCTAGAAACGCTGACTTTGGGGATTTTTAATGTCTGGCTGGGAATGAATAATATGCCTGCCGCCGCCCAGCTGGCGTTGATTGCGTTTATCTTGGTCGGGGCGTTGCTGATGGTTGAGGTCTTTGCCCGATCCCGCCGGTCGTTTCAGAATAACGGGACAGGTCAGCTGGGAGTGCCGATGATGTCAGCTTCTCCAGGGATGGCTGTGATTTGTTTTCTGGTTTGCCTGATTCCTGTGTCCATTGGATTTTTTGGCCCTATAGTGATTTTGCTGAATTTTGTGTTCACCGGTCAAAGTGGTGGGTCTGGTTTGTCTCTGGCAGCGTTAACCCAGCAATCTTTCAGCCTGGCGCTATCAGTGGCTGCAGGGGTGATGGTGTTAAGCGTTCTGGTTGGGATGCTGGCTGTGTACCGTTCCGGGCGGCTGGGCCGGCTTCTGGCTGGCATGGCGGCTTCAGGATATGCGTTTCCAGGCACGATTCTGGCGATAGGTGTGCTCAGCTTTACTGGTTTTTTAGATAATCTGCTGGGGCGGATATCTGATGATCTGGTTCTTGCAGGCGGTTTTTTTGTGCTGTTGTTTGGCCTGATGATCAGATTTCAGGCGGTTGGTTATGGAGCGGTGACCTCTGGGCTGAAGCGGATGCCGCCTCATATGATGGAATCGGGACGTATTCTCGGGCATGGATTTGGCGAGACCGTGCGCCGTGTGATTCTGCCTTTGTTGCAGAAATCAATTATCGCGGGCGGGCTGTTGGTCTTTGTTGATGTAATGAAAGAATTACCGCTGACCTTGTTGCTGAGACCGTTTTCTTTTGAGACCTTTGCCACCTTTACCTATCAATTTGCGAAAGATGAGATGATTGAAATTGCCGCCATGCCTGCTTTGATGATCGTCTGTGCGGGCCTGTTGCCAGTGTTTATTGCCAACCGCGCGCTGAAGACCTAG
- a CDS encoding dihydroxyacid dehydratase/phosphogluconate dehydratase (PFAM: Dehydratase family~TIGRFAM: dihydroxy-acid dehydratase) has product MTNRDDPTGMKKGLTRYGDDEFALFLRKSFIKGAGYGDDALDRLVVGIVDTGSDFNPCHGNAEELIAHVKAGVLAAGGLPMAFPTISLHESFAYPTSMYLRNLMAMDTEEMLKSLPVDAVVLIGGCDKTVPAQVMGALSADVPFVQLVTGPMSTGSFRGQRVGACTDCRRLWADYRADKLDATAIAEANDALVPSVGTCGVMGTASTMALLVEALGLAPLGSASAPAVSADRRRVAEETGQLAVNMAQRKARPAAFLNMASFENAMRVLLAVGGSTNAIIHLTAMAGRLGIKLSLDRLDELSRHTPVIVDLKPSGTGYMEDLHAAGGGVRVLAELSDCLDLGAMTITGRTIGDELAQTVIPDWPQDIIKPSSDPVYAEGGLAVLYGNLAPDGAIIKQAAASEHLLSHTGRAVVFDDMADLAARIDQPDLDVEEQDILVLRRIGPKGAPGMPEAGLIPIPKKLAQKGVKDMVRISDGRMSGTAAGTIVLHVAPEAAVGGPLSLVRTGDLIQLDVQNRQVKLLVSAEEMDNRRAASPEQARVQRRGYEKLFHDHVLQAPEGVDFDFLQADKAD; this is encoded by the coding sequence ATGACAAATAGAGATGACCCAACGGGGATGAAAAAGGGGCTGACCCGGTATGGTGATGATGAATTTGCGCTATTTCTGCGTAAATCCTTCATTAAAGGCGCTGGTTATGGGGATGACGCGCTTGACCGGCTGGTTGTCGGCATTGTGGATACAGGCAGTGATTTCAACCCCTGCCATGGCAATGCAGAAGAGCTGATCGCCCATGTCAAAGCCGGAGTTCTGGCAGCAGGTGGCCTGCCGATGGCGTTCCCGACCATCAGCTTGCATGAAAGTTTTGCTTACCCCACATCAATGTATCTGCGCAATTTGATGGCTATGGATACAGAAGAAATGCTGAAGTCGCTGCCTGTGGACGCAGTTGTTCTGATCGGAGGGTGTGATAAGACGGTACCTGCGCAGGTGATGGGAGCACTGAGTGCAGATGTTCCGTTTGTGCAGCTGGTCACCGGACCAATGAGTACAGGCAGTTTTCGCGGCCAGCGGGTCGGGGCCTGTACGGACTGCCGCCGGCTGTGGGCGGATTACCGCGCAGACAAGCTGGATGCAACAGCGATTGCTGAGGCAAATGATGCGCTGGTGCCTTCGGTCGGTACCTGTGGTGTGATGGGAACAGCCAGCACAATGGCGCTTCTGGTTGAGGCGTTAGGGCTGGCCCCGCTGGGCAGTGCAAGCGCGCCGGCGGTATCGGCAGACCGGCGCAGGGTCGCCGAGGAAACAGGCCAGTTGGCCGTTAATATGGCGCAGCGAAAAGCCCGCCCAGCTGCATTTTTGAACATGGCGTCTTTTGAAAATGCGATGCGAGTGCTGCTGGCGGTTGGCGGGTCAACCAATGCAATTATACATCTGACCGCGATGGCCGGCCGGCTGGGGATAAAGCTGTCGTTGGACCGGCTTGATGAATTGTCTCGACACACGCCGGTGATCGTTGATCTGAAGCCGTCCGGAACAGGATATATGGAAGATTTGCATGCGGCTGGCGGGGGTGTGCGGGTGCTGGCTGAACTGTCAGACTGCCTTGATCTGGGGGCGATGACCATCACTGGCCGGACAATCGGAGACGAGCTGGCCCAAACCGTGATCCCCGATTGGCCGCAGGATATTATCAAACCATCCAGCGATCCTGTTTATGCGGAAGGCGGGCTGGCGGTACTTTATGGTAATCTGGCCCCTGATGGCGCAATTATCAAACAGGCCGCTGCGAGTGAGCATCTGTTGTCTCATACCGGCCGCGCGGTGGTCTTTGATGATATGGCTGATTTGGCAGCACGTATTGATCAACCTGATTTGGATGTGGAGGAACAGGATATTCTTGTTCTGCGCCGGATCGGACCAAAAGGGGCCCCGGGGATGCCAGAAGCGGGGCTGATCCCCATCCCGAAAAAGCTAGCGCAAAAAGGCGTTAAGGATATGGTGCGGATTTCAGATGGGCGGATGAGCGGTACAGCTGCGGGCACCATTGTGCTTCATGTGGCCCCGGAAGCGGCCGTTGGCGGCCCGTTATCCTTAGTGCGCACAGGAGATTTGATCCAGCTTGATGTGCAGAACCGTCAGGTGAAGTTGTTGGTTTCAGCTGAAGAGATGGACAACCGGCGCGCAGCAAGCCCTGAACAGGCCCGCGTGCAGCGGCGGGGCTATGAGAAGCTGTTTCATGATCATGTTCTGCAGGCTCCTGAAGGTGTGGATTTTGATTTTCTGCAGGCTGATAAAGCCGACTAA